A DNA window from Pogona vitticeps strain Pit_001003342236 chromosome 2, PviZW2.1, whole genome shotgun sequence contains the following coding sequences:
- the TBC1D25 gene encoding TBC1 domain family member 25, translating into MASPGGAPAAAPGGAGPGSGAPEEEEHEVVRVRVKKCEGFLQPEFRTFAVDPQITSLDVLQHILIRAFDLNGKKNFVISYLGRDKQSQETYVPLMSDWDLGMAFAAASKPYLQLKIDIKPSEDSPLLEDWDIISPKDVISTDLLLVERRSLAAAALPFTQSIISQVGRTLSKVQQALSWSYGEDVKPFKPPLSDSEFHTFLNHEGQLTRPAELRLRIFHGGVEPSLRKVVWRYLLNVYPDGLTGQERMDYMKQKTREYEQLKGEWEARANPEDLDFIRSNVLKDVLRTDRTHPYYAGSDDNPHLTALHDLLTTYAVTHPQISYCQGMSDIASPILAVMDNEAHAFICFCGIMKRLEGNFQVDGEVMSVKFSHLKLLLRHSDPEFYSYLLSRGADDLFFCYRWLLLELKREFAFEDALRMLEVTWSSFPPDPPEKEVELVGPPAKPGDSSQPVRRRHMLRPACSFEAGGDQPCQVPVSEEKTLIKQSSFGEFKYYSTHDEDSSEDNPSPKSSHSMDQEEEVECSGEQDPLIQTMNVAKSFSAPSLRALTPPSRDSASSSSNGSEESQSEEEKGNLVVHTLSSSSCSPPAPPTPPTAVSLPPPQEFGKGNPFVLFLCLAILLEHRDHIIKNNMDYNELAMHFDRLVRRHNLNKILHRAKALFANYLQSEVWDSEEGDEAAADSPATS; encoded by the exons ATGGCATCCCCGGGAGGGGCCCCGGCCGCGGCTCCAGGTGGGGCTGGCCCTGGAAGCGGAGCGCCGGAGGAAGAGGAACACGAAGTGGTTCGGGTGCGGGTCAAG AAATGTGAAGGCTTCCTTCAGCCTGAGTTCCGTACTTTTGCTGTGGATCCACAGATCACCTCACTGGACGTGTTGCAGCACATCCTTATCAGGGCCTTTGACctcaatgg GAAGAAGAATTTTGTCATCAGCTACCTGGGCCGAGACAAGCAAAGCCAAGAAACATATGTGCCATTGATGTCCGACTGGGATCTGGGCATGGCCTTTGCTGCAGCTTCCAAGCCTTACTTGCAGCTCAAGATTGACATCAAGCCTTCAGAAGATA GCCCCCTGCTAGAAGACTGGGACATCATCAGCCCCAAGGATGTCATCAGTACTGACCTGCTGCTGGTGGAGAGGCGATCTCTGGCAGCAGCAGCCCTGCCCTTCACCCAGTCCATCATTTCACAG GTGGGCAGGACACTATCAAAGGTCCAACAGGCTCTCAGCTGGTCCTATGGGGAAGATGTCAAACCTTTCAAGCCCCCACTGAGTGACTCAGAGTTCCACACATTCCTAAACCATGAAGGACAACTGACAAGGCCTGCAGAACTACGTCTTCGTATCTTCCATGGTGGCGTTGAGCCCTCACTGCGCAAG GTGGTTTGGAGATACTTGCTCAACGTCTATCCTGATGGGTTGACAGGTCAAGAGCGCATGGATTATATGAAGCAGAAGACACGTGAGTATGAGCAGCTGAAGGGGGAATGGGAAGCCCGAGCCAACCCCGAAGACTTGGATTTCATCCGCAGCAACGTGTTGAAGGATGTTTTACGAACAGATCGCACACATCCCTATTATGCTGGCTCGGATGATAACCCACACCTGACAGCCCTCCATGACCTGCTGACCACCTACGCCGTGACACACCCACAGATCTCCTATTGTCAGGGCATGAGTGACATTGCCTCCCCCATCCTGGCAGTTATGGACAATGAGGCTCATGCCTTCATCTGCTTTTGTGGTATCATGAAACGCCTGGAGGGCAACTTCCAGGTAGATGGGGAAGTCATGTCTGTGAAGTTCTCccacctcaagcttcttctccgCCACTCTGACCCAGAGTTCTACTCCTACCTCCTCTCTCGTGGTGCTGATGACCTATTCTTCTGCTATCGGTGGTTGTTGCTGGAACTCAAACGGGAGTTTGCCTTTGAGGATGCCTTGCGCATGTTGGAGGTCACCTGGAGCTCCTTCCCTCCCGATCCTCCTGAGAAGGAGGTGGAGCTGGTGGGCCCACCGGCTAAGcctggtgacagcagccagccGGTCCGAAGGAGACACATGTTACGCCCAGCTTGCAGTTTTGAGGCAGGTGGGGATCAGCCCTGCCAAGTGCCAGTTTCTGAAGAGAAGACACTTATCAAACAGTCTAGCTTTGGTGAGTTCAAGTATTACAGCACTCATGATGAGGACAGTTCGGAGGATAATCCTTCACCCAAATCTTCACACTCAATggaccaggaggaggaggtggagtgCAGCGGTGAACAGGACCCATTGATCCAGACCATGAATGTGGCCAAGTCTTTCTCGGCACCATCCCTCCGGGCATTGACACCACCCTCGAGAGACTCTGCCTCCTCCTCAAGCAATGGCAGTGAGGAAAGCCagtcagaggaagagaaggggaacttGGTGGTCCACACATTATCTTCTTCCTCCTGCAGCCCTCCTGCTCCTCCTACTCCTCCCACAGCGGTCAGCCTCCCACCTCCCCAGGAGTTTGGTAAAGGCAACCCTTTTGTGCTCTTCCTGTGCCTCGCCATCCTTCTGGAGCACCGAGACCATATCATCAAGAACAATATGGACTACAATGAGCTGGCCATGCATTTTGACCGCCTGGTCCGCCGGCACAACTTGAACAAGATCCTTCACCGCGCCAAGGCCCTCTTTGCGAATTACCTGCAGTCTGAAGTCTGGGACTCTGAGGAGGGGGATGAGGCAGCTGCTGACTCACCTGCCACATCATGA